One Magnolia sinica isolate HGM2019 chromosome 2, MsV1, whole genome shotgun sequence genomic window, ACACATTGGGAGATGTCTCCTTTTTCTATTAAGTCCCCTTTTCTTCAATGACATGCGAAGAGTTTCAAGCTGTCAGAATTCTTAATCTGGCATCGTTCATTCGGATGTGGCATTGATGTGGTCTCTGTGACAGGTTGTAGTTCGGTCGATGGAATATGTGGGCATGCACCAGCATGGTTGGGAAATGGTAGCAGTTTGCAGTCTGTGATGCTTCCTGCAGAATCTTCTACTTCaaagaaaaatgaggcagagGTGAATGCATCAGATGAACAGGGCCCGGGTAGAGCATCTAATGTTCTTTTCACGTCTCTGCCAACTATGCATATTACTGGTTGCTTAGCATCAGCAGAACCGAGTAATATGCGGGATTGGCATCCTTCTCCATCCGACATGGAACGCGATTTTTTAGCAGTGAGTTCCAAATCATGTCCGGGCCCGATCTCTTATGAAAAGATGAGCTATAACCCTCCAGATAAGGGATTCCTTTCTTGTCATAAGCATGAAGAGTATCTTGACACATTGCAGAAAAAGTATTTTGTTCCTCACTGGTCAGTTGAGGCTGTTAACGAGGCAATAGAGGTCAGTTTTATTCCATGAGTTTGGATAAACAGATTCTCTAGTGGCTTGCCTGCTTGTGTTTTATTACCCCACATCTTTCGACCCATCAATAAAAAAGATTTGGTATCATTGCCTCTTATTTTGCAGAAAGGTGAtgtttttagagcattatttcgTGTCAATGCTCACAACCGTCTCGAGGTGAGGGCTTTCATCTTCTCCTCCATGCAATAGATTTGGGATGTCAATCAATTCTTCTTGCTTTTTTCCTTGGAAAATGACATAGATTCTCTTGTGGGTTGTCAGGCATATTGTGCTATTGATGGGGTGCCCACCGATATTCTTATCAGTGGAGTTTCTGCTCAGAATAGAGCAGTAAGTATGAACTTTATTGGCTTTACACTTTCTATGCTTCAGCTTCTGTTTTTGCTGCTTGGCATGGCTCCATGTTAAGACATGACCACATGTTTACTGTGCATTTTAAGCTGGATGACATATTCCGTTCTACCTACCTCTTGGATTTCCTTTTGGCTATTCAACTGAACTGTGCAACCATGTATtcagaccataccacaggaaagatATAATAATGTAACATACATTGACTTTGTGTGAATGAAGTTATATATTCAGTTCTCTTGATGACTGCCGGGCAGGAAGGATGCACGCGTTATGAAATTTCATTTTGATGGTCTGGCTGTTGTTTTAAGCCATGTAGTTTCTAAAAGTAGATGCTTACTATATATCTATAAAGTTTTACATTTAATATGCTTGAATTCTTGGGATGTTGAGCCTTAAAATGGTTGCTGTCTCATCATATGTAGGATTTTTTTTGAAGGTTGCCACATGTAGGGTTTTGGAATTCGCAATACATAGATTTGTTATTCCAGAAAACATCTCTGTCAGGAATGCATGCCTAAGCTACATACTTTGCTGGGATACGGCTTTGATGTTCCATCACTTTATTTTCTAATAAATTCTTTTTCCTAGGAAGCTTTTCATTCCTTCTTTTTCAGAAAGTAACATTTATTTTGTTGATTTTCCCTTGTTTTTCATTGGAACTCAGAAGAATCACATTCTCTGTTTGTTGTTTGCCCTGAAGTCCCATGATGCTCTTTACTGACATAGATGcctggtgatcttcatggtgttggatgatttgaatgtcaTACATGTGACGTGTTGGAAGATGTATGCAAGGTGTGTGTTGGCTTACTGCCCATTGAGGAGTGTGCTTacattcctttctttctctctgtatctctctctctctctctctctctctaatcttcatggtgttggatggttgggatgtcatacATGTGACGTGTTGGAAGATGTATGCAAGGTGGGTGTTGGCTTAATGCCCATTGAGGAGTATGCTgacattcccctctctctctctctctctctctctctctctctatctatctatctatctatctatctatgcacacacacacatccctTGGTTTTCACATTTTACAATGGTCATTGGCTACAACAGTAGATTTTTCGGCAAGTAGAAATTGACATATTTGGAAATGAGAGCCAGTAATTTGACTTGCTTCGATGATAGTTTATTGTTGTTTCTTCAATCATTATTTCTTATCCCAAGATTAGTTCAGTGAACATTATTTATGAGGCAGCTAGCTGTTGCCCGTCTTAGTTATTTTTTCTGTGTACACATTGTAAGCGTGATGGAATCTCATTGTTCTTGTAGATAGAAGGCGACATTGTGGCAGTTATGTTGGATCCTGTACATATCCATTCTAGGTTTTCTACATTTTACAATCGTCATTGGCGACGCCAGTAGATTTTTCAACAAGTAGAATTTGAACAGTAATTTGACTGACTTCGATGATACTTTATTATTGTTTCTTCAATCATTATTCTTATCTGAAATTCAGATTCAGTGAATAATATTTATGAGGCGGTTAGCTGTTATTCttagtccccccccccccccccctttgtaCACATTGTAAGTGTGATGAAATCTCTTTGTTCTTGTAGATAGAAGGAGACATTGTGGCAGTTATGTTGGATCCTGTGGCCTACTGGACCAGACTAAAAGGATCAGCTGGCCGTTCTCCCAGTTCTGTACCAATTGATGATTCTAATGTGCTCCCTGAAGTCATGGATGCGGTTGGTGATGATTGCAAAGAAAATGGCAAAATGGGTGCTGACTGTGAGTACCCTGTCTGCAGTGACGGCTTGCTCCCTTTGGATGGGGGTTATAATCATCATGAGAAAAACTTCTTCACTGAAGCTGTCCATTCCGTTACGGAAACTGGACCTAAGAATTCTAGTTATGGGCCTTATGGCTCTAATGGACATCTATCCTTTGTTTCAAATCCTCCAAATGGAGGATATGCATCCGAGCGGGGCGAAGCTGTGAGCGCATTGGGGAAATTATGCACCCTCGTAAGTTCATTCCCATCAAAACGGCCAACTGGCAGGGTTTTGGCTGTTATTGAAAGGTCACCTAGGCGTGATGCTGTCATTGGTTTTCTTGGTGTTAAGCAATGGCTTGCTTACAAGGAAGGGTATAAAAAAGATCCTAGAGGACAGTGGCCTAAAAACCCCAAGAATCCCATTTTATTTTCTGCTAGGGAATACATCCAGTTGGCACCCACTGATCCAAGATTTCCAAAAATGATGGTCTCTGTGAGAAGCTTGCCAGAGTTTATTCAGGAAAGGTTGAAGAAGGGAGATGCAACGGTTGAAATGGAATTAGTAGCAGCACAGATCCATGATTGGAAGGAAGAAAGTTTTCTTCCACAAGCCCGTGTCATTCATATTTTTGGAAAGGGTGGAGAAATTGAACCCCAGATAGCTGCAATTTTATTTGAGAATGCAATTTACAGTGCTAATTTTTCTCCTGAATCACTTGCCTGTCTTCCAAATGTTCCATGGCAAATACCCGAGGAGGAGTTGGCAAGGCGAAAAGATCTCAGAAATCTTTGTACATTGTCCATTGACCCTTCTACTGCCACTGATATTGATGACGCTTTATCTGTTGAGAGAGTATCTGATGATATTTTCAGAGTTGGTGTCCACATTGCGGATGCATCATATTTTCTTCTGCCAGACTCAGCTTTAGATGTAGAAGCTCAATTCAGATGTACGAGTGTTTATCTCTTACGGCATAAAATACCCATGTTGCCATCCCTGCTTTCAGAGAACTTGGGCTCGCTTATTCCTGGGGTAGATAGGCTTGCCTTCTCTATTATCTGGGATATCAACCTTGCTGGGGACATAATTGATCACTGGATTGGCCATACCGTGATCCGTTCATGTTGCAGGCTGTCATACGAGCATGCCCAGGGCATTATTGAGGGAGTGGATGTTGAGAAGCTGACTACTGCTGGACATGGGTGTCCTGAGTTGCATGGACAGTTTGAATGGTTTGATGTCATTAAGTCTGTTAAACTCCTTCATCAAATTTCTAAGATGTTGAAGGAAAATAGATTCAAAGATGGGGCCCTTTGGTTGGATAACTCGAAGCTTGTTTTTTTGTTTGATGAGTCTGGAATGCCATATGAGAGCATTCTCTGCGAGAGGAAGGATTCAAATTTTCTTGTTGAGGAATTTATGCTTTTGGCAAATACGACAGTAGCAGAAGTTATATCTAGAGCTTTTCCAGATTCTGCCTTATTGCGCAGGCATCCAGAACCTAATCTACGGAAGCTTAAAGATTTCGAAGCATTTTGCAGCAAACATGGTTTTGAATTAGACACTTCTTCTTCTGGCCAGCTTCACCTTTCATTGCAGAAGATAAGGGAAAAGCTCAAGAGTGATCCTGTATTGTTTGATATTCTTATTTCATATGCTTCGAGGCCCATGCAATTAGCTGCATACTTCTGCACTGGTGATCTTAGTGACAGGGAGACTGAATGGGGGCATTATTCATTGGCAGTTCCTTTCTACACTCATTTCACTTCACCATTACGTAGGTATCCTGATATTGTTGTGCATCGGACATTGGCTGCAGTCATCGAAGCTGAAAACGTGTATTTGCAGCAAAAAAGGACACTGAATGGAGCAAATAGGGGGAGTGCAATCCTTGCCCCTGGGTATGAGATCGCAGGCAGGTGTTTCACTGGTCTTCGCTTTGATAAGGATGCATTGGAGTCCAAAGAAGGTAGGGAAGCGTTATCTGCTGCTGCTGTAATGCATAATGTTCCTGGTACTGCAGTACTTGCAGAAGTTGCTGCTCGCTGCAATGTGCGGAAGCTGGCCAGCAAACACGCTGAGGAGGCTGGTGATAAACTCTACCTATGGGCACTGCTGAAGAAGAAAGAGGTATGTCTTCAATATTCTTTGATTGCAGATCTAATTTTCATGTCCCATAGGTTGATGTGCATGCGTCCTTTGAGACATTTTCATAACAGTGGGACTAGCTGTTCAGTATTATTTCAATGCAAAATGTGGTTCCGGAAGAAGATTTTAGGGTAGGGGGTTTCGGTTTCTGTGA contains:
- the LOC131233432 gene encoding DIS3-like exonuclease 2 isoform X2, whose product is MKGMVEQQQQKVVVERAEEGDKEKKKKRRSHRRSKQTPPVSGCSSVDGICGHAPAWLGNGSSLQSVMLPAESSTSKKNEAEVNASDEQGPGRASNVLFTSLPTMHITGCLASAEPSNMRDWHPSPSDMERDFLAVSSKSCPGPISYEKMSYNPPDKGFLSCHKHEEYLDTLQKKYFVPHWSVEAVNEAIEKGDVFRALFRVNAHNRLEAYCAIDGVPTDILISGVSAQNRAIEGDIVAVMLDPVAYWTRLKGSAGRSPSSVPIDDSNVLPEVMDAVGDDCKENGKMGADCEYPVCSDGLLPLDGGYNHHEKNFFTEAVHSVTETGPKNSSYGPYGSNGHLSFVSNPPNGGYASERGEAVSALGKLCTLVSSFPSKRPTGRVLAVIERSPRRDAVIGFLGVKQWLAYKEGYKKDPRGQWPKNPKNPILFSAREYIQLAPTDPRFPKMMVSVRSLPEFIQERLKKGDATVEMELVAAQIHDWKEESFLPQARVIHIFGKGGEIEPQIAAILFENAIYSANFSPESLACLPNVPWQIPEEELARRKDLRNLCTLSIDPSTATDIDDALSVERVSDDIFRVGVHIADASYFLLPDSALDVEAQFRCTSVYLLRHKIPMLPSLLSENLGSLIPGVDRLAFSIIWDINLAGDIIDHWIGHTVIRSCCRLSYEHAQGIIEGVDVEKLTTAGHGCPELHGQFEWFDVIKSVKLLHQISKMLKENRFKDGALWLDNSKLVFLFDESGMPYESILCERKDSNFLVEEFMLLANTTVAEVISRAFPDSALLRRHPEPNLRKLKDFEAFCSKHGFELDTSSSGQLHLSLQKIREKLKSDPVLFDILISYASRPMQLAAYFCTGDLSDRETEWGHYSLAVPFYTHFTSPLRRYPDIVVHRTLAAVIEAENVYLQQKRTLNGANRGSAILAPGYEIAGRCFTGLRFDKDALESKEGREALSAAAVMHNVPGTAVLAEVAARCNVRKLASKHAEEAGDKLYLWALLKKKEASAMAPGYFNTVKHRCHGEASMLCVSSASA
- the LOC131233432 gene encoding DIS3-like exonuclease 2 isoform X1; its protein translation is MKGMVEQQQQKVVVERAEEGDKEKKKKRRSHRRSKQTPPVSGCSSVDGICGHAPAWLGNGSSLQSVMLPAESSTSKKNEAEVNASDEQGPGRASNVLFTSLPTMHITGCLASAEPSNMRDWHPSPSDMERDFLAVSSKSCPGPISYEKMSYNPPDKGFLSCHKHEEYLDTLQKKYFVPHWSVEAVNEAIEKGDVFRALFRVNAHNRLEAYCAIDGVPTDILISGVSAQNRAIEGDIVAVMLDPVAYWTRLKGSAGRSPSSVPIDDSNVLPEVMDAVGDDCKENGKMGADCEYPVCSDGLLPLDGGYNHHEKNFFTEAVHSVTETGPKNSSYGPYGSNGHLSFVSNPPNGGYASERGEAVSALGKLCTLVSSFPSKRPTGRVLAVIERSPRRDAVIGFLGVKQWLAYKEGYKKDPRGQWPKNPKNPILFSAREYIQLAPTDPRFPKMMVSVRSLPEFIQERLKKGDATVEMELVAAQIHDWKEESFLPQARVIHIFGKGGEIEPQIAAILFENAIYSANFSPESLACLPNVPWQIPEEELARRKDLRNLCTLSIDPSTATDIDDALSVERVSDDIFRVGVHIADASYFLLPDSALDVEAQFRCTSVYLLRHKIPMLPSLLSENLGSLIPGVDRLAFSIIWDINLAGDIIDHWIGHTVIRSCCRLSYEHAQGIIEGVDVEKLTTAGHGCPELHGQFEWFDVIKSVKLLHQISKMLKENRFKDGALWLDNSKLVFLFDESGMPYESILCERKDSNFLVEEFMLLANTTVAEVISRAFPDSALLRRHPEPNLRKLKDFEAFCSKHGFELDTSSSGQLHLSLQKIREKLKSDPVLFDILISYASRPMQLAAYFCTGDLSDRETEWGHYSLAVPFYTHFTSPLRRYPDIVVHRTLAAVIEAENVYLQQKRTLNGANRGSAILAPGYEIAGRCFTGLRFDKDALESKEGREALSAAAVMHNVPGTAVLAEVAARCNVRKLASKHAEEAGDKLYLWALLKKKEKLILDARVLGLGPKFMSIYIHKLAMERRIYYDEIEGLIVEWLETTSTLVLDLCTNKKFLKRGILGKCRALEDVALVINPCDLNSEQVLQDSIHDIEETQVEGATDVEAAENKPAIFDKDEPCPAVFPLTLHLLSSVPVSLHAVGGDGGPLDIGARLYLSSYRR